TGTCACAACAGGTACCCGGTGTTTGCTTGATCGTCATCACCGACACCGATCGCGAACTTGACGTCGTGACGATGGTGAAGGTTGGCGTCACTGGCGTGCTTGCTCGCGGTGCGCCGATTGCCGATGTGCTGATGACAGTCAAACAGGGCCTGTTGGGTCGATCGACCTTGTCCGGCGACGTTGCCAATCGGCTATTGACTCAGGTTGCCGCTGCTTCTCGGCTCAGCGGACCCATGCCAGCTGGGGCACTGACAGCGCGAGAGCTTGAGGTGCTGCGGTTGGTCGCTGACGGTATGCACAACCGCGACGTCGCCAATCAACTCCACATCAGCGAGAACACGGTGAAGAACCACATGCGCAGCGTCCACGAGAAGCTCGGCGTCCGGACGCGCACCGAGGCCGTCGTAACGGCCGCGAGACGGGGATTGCTCGGGCTCGGCTAGCTGGCGACTACTCCCAGGCCATTCTGGGCGAAGCGCCGGATGACTTCCCGGGCTTCCTCCGCGTCGGTCACGTCGCCGTAGAGGCCGGGAGCTGATCGCACCTCGAAGTGATTGCCGCTGGCAATCAGCGCCGCGTAGGCGCGTGGGACCGCTGTGGTGGCGTCACGGGCGACCCAAACCGCCGTCGCTCGGCGGACGAGAGTCCCCAAGGCGGCAATCGCACCCGCTCGCGAGGCAGCGTCAATGGGCTGCAGTTGCATGGTTCCTGCGGCGATCTCGGTGTTCGCTGCGGGAGGTAGTGAATCCGGCACGGCGTCAGCATGCCTCAGCGTCGTGGTCCGTGTGCGGCGTTTCGCAGAAGTCAGGTCGAACAAATGCGTTCGGCGGGATCTCGGCGCCGATCTCTGTGCGCCGTGGCCTCCACCGGCTGGACTGCGTACCATGACCGAGTGGCGATTTGGGACAAGGTTCTGCGTGCTGGTGAAGGCAAGACTCTGCGCAAATTGGTCGGCCTCACCGGTCAGGTCAACGCGCTGGAGGAGGACTTTGTCGATCTCAGCGACACCGAGCTTCGGGCGCTGACC
This is a stretch of genomic DNA from Candidatus Nanopelagicales bacterium. It encodes these proteins:
- a CDS encoding response regulator transcription factor → MSAPNQRVMVADYQPLVARGLVATLAADPGIDVFESSADPVALVADALEWAPELVLLGVPRNSASVMRAAGELSQQVPGVCLIVITDTDRELDVVTMVKVGVTGVLARGAPIADVLMTVKQGLLGRSTLSGDVANRLLTQVAAASRLSGPMPAGALTARELEVLRLVADGMHNRDVANQLHISENTVKNHMRSVHEKLGVRTRTEAVVTAARRGLLGLG